The Candidatus Hydrogenedentota bacterium genome contains the following window.
TCGGCCAGAATTCGGATCTCGGCGATCACCTCGCAATTCTCGGGCGGGGAATCCGGCGCGCTTGCGAGGATCTGGAGTGCGCCTTGCATCCCGGCGAGCGGGTTTCGTATTTCATGCGCGATCGTCGCCCCCATTTCACCGATCGTGGCCAGGTGTTGGCTGCGGGCGACCTTTTCCTGCATCGCCTTCAGCGCGGAGATGTCGCGCACGGCGAAGACGTAGCCGCGCGCGCCCTCGCGTTCCATGGGGGAGACGTTGAGCAGGGCGGAGAACTCCTCGCCGCCGCCGCGAAGGCCGCGCCACTCGCGATCGGCCAGCGGCGCGCCGGGTTCGTCCCGGAGGAGCGCCCGCCAGCGGTCCCCTTCGCTCGTGGCCAGGAGGTCGCTGGCCGGCATGCCGTGAAGGCGCTCCGCCGGAATTTCGAACAGGCCGGCGGCGGCCGCGTTGGCCGATTCGACGCGGCCCTCGGCGTCGAGGGTCAGCAGCGCGTCCGGTGCGGTCTCAAAGATCGTCTTCAGGCGCGTCTCGCTCGCGCGGAGGGCGCGCTCCGCCTCGCGCAATCCGGCCTCCTCTTTCCGAATTCGCGCGAGCATCTCGTCGTGGGAGCGGGCAAGCGCCCCGATTTCGTCCTGGCGCGCGGCGAGCGGGGTGGGCTGGGGGTCGCCGCCCAGCCGAACACTTCGCACGTGTTCGCCGAGCTGCCCCAGCGGATCCGTTACGAGCCATTTGAGGGCCAGGAGGATCATGCCGAAGAACACGAGGCCCGCCACGCTGACCGCGATGGAGTCGAGCCGGACGGCGGCGAGCCCGCGGGCGAGAATCGCGCGCGGCATGTTTAATTCGAGCAGCAGGGCGTCGCGCCCCTCAAGATCATGGAGGTGCGACAGGATGCGGAGCCGTTCCTCGTCCAGGGGGGTGATGCGTATCTCATCGTTCGCCAGGCCGCGCGCGCCCGGAGGAGAGGCTTCCCGGGACATGTCGACCAGGTTCAGGTTGGACTGGGTCTGCAGCCGCAGCTGGGATTCCAGCGCGCTGTCGACAACGCGCCCCATTACGACCGCGCCCCGGACGCGCTCGCCCGGCGTGGCGCTGCTGGGGAGTATCGGCCGCGACGCCACAAGCATCGGCCCGCGCGACGTGGAGAGGATGCCCCCGGTATGGCTGTCGCGGCCCCCGTGCGCGAGGAGGGGGTGGCCCGCGGGAAGGCTCGGCTTCTCCAGGTCGGGAAAGGGGCTCGGCGCGCCGGATTCGAGGTCGTGGAAGCGGCCCCAGATTAAGGTCCCGTCGGCGCCGTAAAGGTAAATGGCGTTCAGGCCGTTGTCGACGAACGAGGCCGGAATCAGGTTGGCGTCGCGGTAGGCCTGCCAGGGCTCCTCCGCAAACGCGTAGGTGTCGTCCCACGCGGCCCAGTCAAAGCAAAGAAGATCGATCCGGTCGATTTGCGCCTGGACCGCCTCCAGGCAGCGGCGCATGTCCTTGCGGGCTTCATCCTGTTCCAGAGCGAGGAAACTCGGGATGATCAGGTAGCGGTGCACCACATGGCCCGCCAGCGTAAAGAGCGACATGCCCGTCAGCAGCAGGATTAGAATCTTTCGGTGCAAGGTCATACGGGCCGTTCCGGAATTGGCGAAGCTACGACCCTAACACAGAGCGCGGGAGGAAGAAAAACGCGCGCCCCCGGCTTCGCCCGCATGGGGGCCGGGGGCGCGCGCGGAATTCAGACCCCGGACATCTCCATGCCGAAGATCCGCCAGGAGCCGCCGTAATCGCGCAGTTCGAACTCCATCGTGACCGTGCCGAAGATGCCCTCGAGCTCGACCGGGCTGATGACGACCGTATCGCCCTTGACCACGGCTTTGGCGTCCGCCGTGTTGCCCTTGATGTCCTCAAGCATGCCGTCGGCCTTTACCCGGTCGAGAAAGCCGCGGTAGCCGATCTTGTCGCCGACTTCATAGTGGCTGAAATCATCCGCGATCTGTTCCATCAGCGTATCAAGATCGCCGGCCTCCGCCGCTTCCACATAGGCGGAGACCGCCTTCATCGCCGCGTCGGTCGGGGACGCGCCCGTGTTCTGCGCGTCCACAATGCCCTTGACCAGCACCAGCAGGGCCGCCTTCTGCTCCACGCTCAGCCGGGCGATGGCCGCGCTCAGTTCCGCGTCGGGATTTGCGGCGGACTCCGCGCGCACCGGCAGGCTCCCGAGGATGAGGCCGGTGACCGCCAGGAGGGACAATACACAACATGCAAGGAGGATACGTTTCATTGGGCTCGATTCCTTTTCCAAAACGGTGGTTGGCGGGAAGCCGGCCGCGGCCGGCGCGCCGGGTGGCCCCAGACGCACAGTTGGGACCCGCGGCTGTTCGGTGAAGTTTCGGGCGGAAGGCCGCAAAAAAAATCAGCCGCCGTGGGTGGTTCAATCACCGCGCGGCGGCCCTACCCAACACGCTGAGGTTACCGTCATACGTGTTGCAGGTTCAGTATAGCAAAGGCCCGCGAAATACGCTAGCTAAAAATAGTGATAAGTATGCGTTAATTTGGAACTATTTCGTCCCGGCAGGGATCTGGCGGAGGTGGGGTGGTGTTGATCCAGGCTCACGAACGCGCCTGGGGCGCGATCGCGCGGCGCGGGGGGGATCGGGCTGCTACAGCGGCGGGATGTCGACCCGATTGCCGCAGCGCACGCAGGCGCCGAAGGTCTTGGTGAAGTTCGCCGGGATACGCATCTTCTGGCCGCACTGGCCGCATTCCACGGCGCGCTCGGGCTGCACGACGGACGGAACGGCGTCGAGCTTGAGGCTGCCCGGGGGCGGGGTGGCGCGGCCGCCGCTGCCGAGGTTCACGACGGTGGTCTTGGTGCTACGCGGCGGCGCGAGCTTCCGCAGGTGCTTGATGCGCGCGTCCCAATTCCCCTTCCAGCCGTGGTGGAGGCCCTGCTCCG
Protein-coding sequences here:
- a CDS encoding PAS domain S-box protein, yielding MTLHRKILILLLTGMSLFTLAGHVVHRYLIIPSFLALEQDEARKDMRRCLEAVQAQIDRIDLLCFDWAAWDDTYAFAEEPWQAYRDANLIPASFVDNGLNAIYLYGADGTLIWGRFHDLESGAPSPFPDLEKPSLPAGHPLLAHGGRDSHTGGILSTSRGPMLVASRPILPSSATPGERVRGAVVMGRVVDSALESQLRLQTQSNLNLVDMSREASPPGARGLANDEIRITPLDEERLRILSHLHDLEGRDALLLELNMPRAILARGLAAVRLDSIAVSVAGLVFFGMILLALKWLVTDPLGQLGEHVRSVRLGGDPQPTPLAARQDEIGALARSHDEMLARIRKEEAGLREAERALRASETRLKTIFETAPDALLTLDAEGRVESANAAAAGLFEIPAERLHGMPASDLLATSEGDRWRALLRDEPGAPLADREWRGLRGGGEEFSALLNVSPMEREGARGYVFAVRDISALKAMQEKVARSQHLATIGEMGATIAHEIRNPLAGMQGALQILASAPDSPPENCEVIAEIRILADRIENTVDQLLRYARPIMPRREVVLLRPLLLAVSTAPPPGAAVSLDCDEQLAVYADPRLFRQVLENLWRNACQAVSPGGRLAWRAFPENTGTAISLYNDGEPLSEHILPHVFEPFFTTRVDGSGLGLSVSHRIVEAHGGTLQIGNLGRTGVVATIGIPGDM